Proteins from a single region of Procambarus clarkii isolate CNS0578487 chromosome 32, FALCON_Pclarkii_2.0, whole genome shotgun sequence:
- the LOC138370523 gene encoding salivary glue protein Sgs-3-like: MNGSTRAVTRIRTCVREHPRRHSYNNFQRIINSGTCSGLELKPELRNSSSIFTSNTLMQPATVKRATAKRATVKRATVKCTTAKRATVKRATAKRATVKRATVKRATVKRATVKLTLLKKTNATHIYIFPSLETFQRSHIALQQPYF, translated from the coding sequence ATGAAcggatccacaagggccgtgacgaggattcgaacctgcgtccgagagcatcccagacggcaTAGTTATAACAATTTTCAACGTATCATCAATTCTGGAACTTGCTCGGGACTGGAGCTGAAGCCAGAATTGAGAAACAGCTCTTCTATCTTTACCAGTAACACCTTAATGCAGCCAGCAACTGTCAAGCGTGCCACTGCCAAGCGTGCCACTGTCAAGCGTGCCACTGTCAAGTGTACCACTGCCAAGCGTGCCACTGTCAAGCGTGCCACTGCCAAGCGTGCCACTGTCAAGCGTGCCACTGTCAAGCGTGCCACTGTCAAGCGTGCCACTGTCAAGCTTACGTTGCTTAAGAAAACTAATGCAACTCATATATACATATTCCCTTCACTTGAAACATTCCAGAGATCTCACATTGCGTTACAACAACCTTATTTCTGA